The DNA window CAGGGCTGAGCGCCGCCGCGTCCCCTCCGCACCTGTCCCCGTCGCCGGGCTGCGGCAGCAGGTAGGCGCTGGCTCGGGGCGCCCTGCCCAGCAGGTTGTGCAGGCTTTGGACGGACGCGGCCTTTTGGGGCTGGCGGAACGGTGACACCTGGAGGAACGCGGCACCGAGTGAGACACGAGGCAGCAAAGCCCCGCGCCAGCAAAGCCCCGCGCCCTGCTTTGAGCCCTCGGACCCCACAACATCCCCAGCCAACGGAGCCCTCCCCAGCCAACGGAGCCCCGGCTCCCCCTCGCAGAGGACGGCTCACCAGCGCCTGCAGCGAGGGCGACCGCTTCACGCTGGGGCCGTTGGGCGCCGGGCCGGGCAGCTGCTCCATGCTGTAGCAGCGGAAGCGGCCCAGGCGCTGCTTGGTGCTGTGgctcaggctgcacagcagccGCTTCAGCCCCGAGGATGCCGCATCCCCGCTGCCCTTCCGGCTGGGTGCCCGTGCTGGCTCCCTGCAGGACAATGCCCAACAGTGTTTAGCAGTAGCTCGTCCCCCACAACACCCTCACCTCGCTCCGCTGTGACTTTTAGGTTCTTGGTGCCCTAAAGCATCACGGGGCCAAGCCCGGTGCTGAACCGAGGAGGGATGTTCGCAGTCCCTCACCACTCACCCGGGTGTTGCGTTCCCGTCGTGCTGTGCCTTGGCTGTCCTGCTGGTGTCCCCATGTTGTGCCCCCGGACCTTGGGAGCGGCTCCCCCAGCCCTGTCCGTGGGTGTTGTTGCAGTTGTTAGTGGACAAGGCACGCAGGGGGCTCCCCGGGAGCCAGACGGGGCCACAGGGCCCCCGCCGCTGCCCCGCACTCTTGGGTTGGGACAAGGTGCTCCCAGCGTCAGGCTccgggcagctgctggcagggacGCTTGTCCTGCAAGGCACCTGGGAGCAGGTCTTTGTAGTGGAGGGGGGCTGGGAAGGCCCTGCCGGCCTCGAGGAGGGGGCTGGTGGCTCTCTGCTGCCCGCCGCCTCACCGCTGTGCCCTCCATCCTGGCCGCCAGCTGTACCCGCTGGTGGGGGGCAAAGTGTCCCCGAGCCCCCGGCCGCACTCGCGCCCTTCTCCTTTTGCGTTGGGGTGCGGGGGCCGCGGTGGCCACGAGCCCGGGGCTCCCGATGTCCCCGTGggtgggggctgcggggccgcggCTCCTCGCTGTCGGTCCGGCAGCCATCGGAGGTGTCGGTGCTCTCCAGCGCCGAGTCCGCCTCATCCCCACGGGCGACGCTCCCGATGTAAGTCTCCTTGATCTTCTCGGTGTGGATGCGCTGCCGGGAAGGCAGGATCCAGAGCGGGGACCCCCCAGGACCCAGCGGCCGGGCTTTGGGCTCAGGCTGGGCGGCAGCACCGGGACCCGTGCGCTCCCGTCCCCGTGCCGCGGGGCTGCCTTCGGCCGGCACGGCGGCACCGAGCAGCGAGCCGCAGGCCCGGCACTTGCCCCCGGCAGGGATGTCAGCAGCCCGGGATTTCACGGGGCCATCCCCGGGGTGCCCGCGGGGCTCTCCGCCGCTGCGCTCCAGCGCTGAGCCCAGCAGCCGGCGGTGCCGCAGCCGCTCCAGGTAGCGCACCTCGGCGTCGCGGGCCGACTCGTCCTCGAAGCGCACTCGGGAAGGGGAGGCCCCCCGTGGCCGCCGGGGCTCCCTGCAGCCCGACTCCCCGCTGGATGAGTCGCTCAGACTGCCGCCCGCCGGGCCCTCCGCCTCCCGTGTGCCGACGCCGGGCCTCGGCGTCCCGCCGGGCTCCCTGCGGTGGGGACAGAGGGGTGGCGAGCTGCCGGGGTGGGGGATAATCCTCCGCCATGGGGCAGGAAGCGTGGCTAACGAGCCCAGCGGCACGGAGCCTGCACGGCCCCGCTTCGGGCCCCCGCACCGCACCTCTGCTGCGGCAGCCACGCATGCCGACAGGGAGCAGGGTCAGGACTCGGCCGTGGGTAGGAGCTGGACGTGGGGTGGGACGCGGCTCGGGGCTCACCTGGGCTGCGCGGcggtgggcagcagcaggaggtcGTGGCTGGCGCGCAGCGGGTTGGTGCGAGCCTTCATGCGGGCgcgctgcagcagctgcttggcCTGCTCATGGCGTGGGCTCAGCTCGAGCTCCTGCCCGGGAACAAAGGCCCTGCAGGGAAGGATTAGCAAAAAATAACACGGATTAGAAGCGGTTTAGCGGTGACGGGGCTGCTCTGCGGGGAGAAAGCGGGGCCTGGCTTGCAGGCTCTGGGGACACCCCTGCAGGCAGTCCCTGTGCTGTcgcaatgcagcagcagcaatttaGGGGGCTCGGCCACAAGCCTGGGGCCATGTCCTGCAGCAGGGGCATCCCAGAGGCATGCGGGGAAACAGAGGTAGGtgctgccccagctctgcagctctgggctgtgcccAGCCCCGTTCCTCTTTCCACATGCATGGGGGTTCCCTGCCCTTGGGGGAACCCGTAACCATGTTTGGCCCCATTCCCGCGCCGCCCCTCCCCATTGGCCACAGCCCTAATCCTCCTGATTAAAATAATCAGCTCAGCAATCACTATGGGGATCCTGGCCCAGCTTGCCCACAGCTGGAACACACCCATGCCCTGTGCCAAGCCGTGAGGACCCACCGCCATGTGTACCCCCATTTTGGCTGCCCCAGGGCacccccagctctcagccctgTGCCCATCAGCACCAACTGAGCCTCAGCTGCCAGAGAGCTGGAAAACCCATCATTGCCACGTAAGTGCTTCCACTCCAAGTTGCCCCCACGCCTCCTCCATGCTGCTCCCCAGCgttgctgctgcagccccactcACCTGCCCATCCCTCCTTGTATTTTTAGCCCCACTGCCGAGGTTTATCATTAGACCAATGAGATTTTATATGCATCCCTACCTCCCATAAGCTCTTAAGTGCCGGGGAGACATTTCTGTCCCACTCCTCTCTCCCATCAGGGACACCTggcaccagccctgctccatcCCCTCACAGCACCTCCAGGTCCCATTCCTCCCAGACCTGTTTGTCCCCGGGTACAGCCCTTGGGGTCCcacctgcagccctcagcatcCTGCAGTGAGACCCCCGAGTCCCAGTCGCCATCGCTCGCTGGCACCTCTGAAACGGGAGAAGGGGAAAGGCATCACTgggagctcccagccccacgccAGCTCCCTTTGGAGCCAGTTCCCTGAAGTGTGTTTTGCCACCGGAGAGCCCAGAATATGGGCACAGGACCCccaggctgcagggatggagactgaagggtcatagaatcacacaacCACAGAATGGCATAGGTCAGAGGGGACCCcaaagcccccccccccgctgTGGActggctgctccccagctcaggctgcccagggcccacgTCCATAGGAGAGGTCCCCACGGGGACCCGCAGTGATGGCGGAAGCCCAGGCACGCACCGTGCATCCCCAGCACCTCGTGCAGCAGCCGACGGTTCCTCTCCACCCTCTCAGCCAAGGACAGCGGCTCCGTGCCCGCCGTCAGCTCCTTGCCAGCAGAGACCAGACTGGGagacccccccagccccccctgCTCTCCCCACGGCGCGGCGCCGTCCAGCAGCCCGTCGGTCAGGTAGGTGCGGAGCTGCGCCCGCGGCTCCTCGGCTCCAGCCTTCCCCCTGCGGGCGCGGGGCTTCTTGGGCGCCGGCCGCTCTGCGCCGCGCTTCTCCTTCAGCGCCTTCACCTTGCCCTCCAGCACGGCGTGGGGACCCCGGGGGGGCTCTGAGGGACGGAGCCCCTCCATGTGCCCTGCGAGGAAAGAGCGCGTGAAGGCGACCAGCCTGCGATGCCGAACGTCGGAGCGCAAACCCCGCAGGGGAGGGAGCGCCTTCCCGACGGAGCCCTCCGTGCTCCCGCTCGGCCCAGCGGCCCCTCATCCCCTCCCAAGGAGCCCCGCAACGTGCCCGGCTACGGGGAACACCCCGCCGTCACCCCGTGCCCCCCTCAGCACCGCGTGCGGCTGCACAGAGCGGGGACAGCCACGAGGGCCGGGCTTACCCCGAGCATCGGGAGAGGGCCGGGAtggagggagaagagaagcggaagaggggaaggaagtaaagggaggaaatgaaaaaaaacaaacacgaGGCAGCAAATCGCAGCCCCTCCAGCCCTGCCGGAGCTCCGCCGCttggctgggctgctgcctgcggcCGGCCCTGCCTCCCGCCCggcctctccctcctcctcctcctcctcctcctcctcctcctcctcctcctcctcctcctccacccgCTTCTCTGCGCGGCTCCCAGCCAAGCCCGGCGCAGACGCTGACAGCCGAGCCGGAGGCGGCCACGGGGCCAGCGCGGTCACACGCAGCCCAGGGGACAGCGGGGACACGGTGCGCACAGAGCGGTGCCAAGTCCTCCCGCAGCACGCCCTCTGGCCGTGCAAACATAGCgccgggacccccccccccctccccgccacGCACCCCGCGAGCACCGCCCCAAAATCCCTGAGCACCCGACGGTGCTTCTCCGGCATCTTTCACCCCCAGCAGAGCCCGCAGTGCCGGAGCATCCCATAAGCATCGCCCGCATCCTCGCTCTTCCTGCTTGTCCCCGAGCCGAACCCCGCAGTCGTTCCCTCATCCCaaagcccagcagcccccagggcGCACCCCATCCGTGCACGgccccattccccccccccgTTGGGCAGCGCTTACCTGCGGGCACGGGACACGCCGGGGAGCTGCGGGGCCCACGGGCGAGGCGGTCCCGCTGCACGCTGCGGCTTTTGCTATTCATCATTGGTTTCATAATCCCGAGCCGGAGGAAATCGCTGGGATTATGAAATAGTTTTaatcccccccccctccattcGCCCCCCACCAACACGAGAAACCGCCGTTATCTTCTTAAATCAGCCCCAACAGGAGCGTCGCAATTTCCGGCAGCCTCACCGCAAATCCCATCGTGGCGCTGCTGCCCCACCGCGTGGGTTTGGGGAgcggggaagggggggaaggagggcacagagcagcGAGAAACCAGCTTCAGGTCGttggaaaacaaagagcttGTAATAatggggtcggggggggggAGGACAGATTGAGTAACCgatcactttttccttttaaaaacacgATCACAGTAACTTTGCTTGTATACAACCACCTAGGAACTATGAAACAGTATCACATTGTGCATCATTATCAGCATTATATAGAGATTTTTTtgcgtttttcttttttttttaaacctactCATCAAGAAAGGGTAAATTCCACACTTCAGAACTGGTTTCCATTCgggggaggaaagaggagacaGCTAACAGCGCAGTCACAGCAACACCATGAGTCCAAGCAAGCGGCGAGTCTTCGTCCTCACCTTTTCCACTTAGCCAGAGGGAAGAGTGGAGAAGGGGATAgccaaagagaaaggaaggaagaaaagcaccCACAGAGGACTAATCACACTCCATAATTACTTTGGACATCTACGGGTTCGGGGCGGCGGAGAGGAACCGTGAGACCAACGtggcagggatggggaggggCCGGAGCGGCCCGCAGCCCCATTGCCAGGAGGATGAGGCCGTGGTTGGGCACCAAGCGGTGCCGGCagccccctcctctcctcctctcacAATCCTGCCTTGCTCTGGTGCTGTTCCCAGGGCCAGGCTAACCCTACAGCAGCGGCGAGGCCAGCTGTGGCCGGCAGGGTTGCCGCAAGGCTCATCCATCTGCTCTTCCCCTAGGAGCCCCAAACCCTCTTTACCAAGGAGACAAAACAACCCGGTCGCCTTCTGGAATAAGAACCCAAGTTAAAGGgaggctgaaggcagcagctccactgcGCCCACGGAGGCACAGCACGAGGACATCCACCGCAGCTGAACGTCCCCGCAGACATCAGCTCGCCCAGCCCATTGCCAACCTCCGTCCCGATCACGTTCCACAGGGCTGGCTTGGGAGCAACGTGCCCTCCTGCTATCTCTGAAGCTGCCGGCAGGTTGGGAACTCCCTGCCAAAGGGGACGGCGCTTTATTTGGGGAGATAACGGTTGGCAGCTGCAGCAAACCGCCTCCCCtttttgcttcttcctcctgGCAAGCAAAGGCAGAAACCAAaacagagggaagggaaagcgccaggaaggagaaaggctttCCATAAGGCTTTGAGAAACTACACAGCAACGATCTGACTGCTTGCAACCCCTCCGGCTCCCAACCTGCAGCACCGACCTTGCTCTGGCACGGCTCCACCACCGCTTGGTTTAACCTGTTCCaaatggaaggaagagaagggagttTCCTTCCTCAGAACCTCCGGGCAAAAAGCACAGCGGGCAAAACGCGAGCGGATACAAGGCAGCGGTCGGGGGAGAAGCCGTGCTGCCAGCCCAGGGCTAAAGAACAGAACCCAGGATGAGACAGCAAGGATTCCTGCAATCCCATTGCTGAAACCAGACAGGAACCAACAGACAGCAGGGCAAGGATGTAATGGGCAGagcccacagcccacagcccacCTCCTGCTGGCAGCCCGACGCACCCCTGCCAGGACGCTGCCTCTGCTACAGGAGGAGAGAGCAAGGCGCACCGCTGCTCCTACCTACAGGGCTCAGCTAAAGGTGATTAAGGCCTTGAAATACAGCGTCAGATCTGGACGGTGATGCTGGGAAGCCTCTGCCTTGAgctgctcacactgcagcagGCCCAACCTCCCTTACAGCGGGCGGTGGGACGGTGCgtgctgctgtcaccagccTTCAGCTGCCACCACATCCATGCCCAGAGCAGCAACCCAAAGTCAGAAAGAGCAGCTTTGGTTTCAActaaaactgaaaagcaaagcgAGCAATCAAAGGGAAACAGGTGCACAACCCCACGACCCTGCACATCTCCGTCCACATTCCTGGGTTCGCGTCACCGCTCCAACCTTCATTGCACAGGACTCAAAAGCGCTCTCGGATGGTTGTTAGGTTCCATAAATAAGGTGAGAACGACACGTAACACATACATGGcatttccaaaaagaaaaaccaaagagGAAATCGATGCGATAAGAAAAGGTACATCGAATGAACGAGTAGCTTCGTGAATGAAGGTACTGCTCTAAGTGCACTTTCCCTGCAAGTGCAGCCAGTGCCTCAGCGCTggatatgaaggaaaaaaaagaattaaaagaaaccaaatcaaacgaacaacaaaaataataataataataataatcagattTAAAAACTTAAGTCCGGTTTCAACCAGTCAAAACCGGGCCAAGCAGAAACCGAGGGTGTCCTCGGCACTGTCCCAAGAGGGAGTCCCTATGATGCTTCTTTATCCAGACAGGTGTGTATGTCCTTGTTGAGACTGTAAACAATCCTCCTTTCCTGAACTGTCCTCTTTATTggcaaaaagaaagtaagatgttttattttgcgtttggttggttgggtttggtttggtttttaaagTAGGACATCAAAATGAAcgcagaggaaaagaaagaaaacacagtgagcTTTGTTGGAGTCCATAGGGTCTGGTCTGGAAGAGCTCGGAAAATGTGTTCAGTGTTTTCTCCTGTTTGCAGCTGGAACTGTACCAGAGATTGGGTTACTTGGGGAAGAGGGGAGCAGAACGAGAAAACAAAGGATGCTGAATAAGAGACCGTGGTTGCTTCATGTGTTCACTTCTTTTGCTAGGTCCTCTATCAATACCTTCGTGTCAGAAGACTTGGAcctggaaagaaacacaaacaggaaacactcactggggagcagaggctgctgcttcctcctcccacccctTCCAGGCAGGGATGAAACAGGGAGATGCTCTGCAGCCATTACTGCACAGTGCTCTCTGCGTGTCCAGgatgcccaaggaggctgtgggtgccccatccctgcaggcattcaaggccaggctggatgtggctctgggcagcctgggctgctggttggtgaccctgcacacagcggggggttggagctggatgagcactgtgggcctttgcaacccaggccatgctgtgattcgATCCTTCCTCactccaggagctgctctcttgGCCAAGGGCTCTGGAGCTGCGcttgggggggggaagaagtgATGCTCAGACACCAGAGCATCCTGCCACGCTCGGAGCACAGGCACAAAGTTACTAGTGCAGGAGGGGAGTTTGGTGAAGGGAACTGCCCTCAcaacagctgcaggaggagaggccAAACGTACTGCGAAGCGAGGCGAGGTCTGCGCAAGGATATGCTCTGGCTGCGCTTCCACTGCTTGTTCTTGCGGCGGTTCCGCACGCCGTCCTCCTGGTCCATCATCTGATCCAGCAGTGTCAGGTCGTCGGCGTTGAGCGGTGCCACGGAGATGTCCCTCACGGCACGGAACTCACCGCAGTTGTTCAGGTGCTCGTTCTCCAGGCGGAAGAAGTTCCAGACAAACCTCCTGGGTtgaagaaggagagagagaagtttCACGACGCGGT is part of the Excalfactoria chinensis isolate bCotChi1 chromosome 8, bCotChi1.hap2, whole genome shotgun sequence genome and encodes:
- the KIAA1614 gene encoding uncharacterized protein KIAA1614 homolog isoform X3, with amino-acid sequence MEGLRPSEPPRGPHAVLEGKVKALKEKRGAERPAPKKPRARRGKAGAEEPRAQLRTYLTDGLLDGAAPWGEQGGLGGSPSLVSAGKELTAGTEPLSLAERVERNRRLLHEVLGMHEVPASDGDWDSGVSLQDAEGCRAFVPGQELELSPRHEQAKQLLQRARMKARTNPLRASHDLLLLPTAAQPREPGGTPRPGVGTREAEGPAGGSLSDSSSGESGCREPRRPRGASPSRVRFEDESARDAEVRYLERLRHRRLLGSALERSGGEPRGHPGDGPVKSRAADIPAGGKCRACGSLLGAAVPAEGSPAARGRERTGPGAAAQPEPKARPLGPGGSPLWILPSRQRIHTEKIKETYIGSVARGDEADSALESTDTSDGCRTDSEEPRPRSPHPRGHREPRARGHRGPRTPTQKEKGASAAGGSGTLCPPPAGTAGGQDGGHSGEAAGSREPPAPSSRPAGPSQPPSTTKTCSQVPCRTSVPASSCPEPDAGSTLSQPKSAGQRRGPCGPVWLPGSPLRALSTNNCNNTHGQGWGSRSQGPGAQHGDTSRTAKAQHDGNATPGEPARAPSRKGSGDAASSGLKRLLCSLSHSTKQRLGRFRCYSMEQLPGPAPNGPSVKRSPSLQALVSPFRQPQKAASVQSLHNLLGRAPRASAYLLPQPGDGDRKAASGPRHSLSVEDIGAPDRPRTVGRVVEVFPDGTSLLEIQRPPHGSFGFQVTSGHGRPDTGVYVQEMEDAGTAKLYAGLLAVGDEILQVNGAAVSGLGLPRIRELLLQADSLALRVLRQRPARR
- the KIAA1614 gene encoding uncharacterized protein KIAA1614 homolog isoform X2; this encodes MKPMMNSKSRSVQRDRLARGPRSSPACPVPAGHMEGLRPSEPPRGPHAVLEGKVKALKEKRGAERPAPKKPRARRGKAGAEEPRAQLRTYLTDGLLDGAAPWGEQGGLGGSPSLVSAGKELTAGTEPLSLAERVERNRRLLHEVLGMHEVPASDGDWDSGVSLQDAEGCRAFVPGQELELSPRHEQAKQLLQRARMKARTNPLRASHDLLLLPTAAQPREPGGTPRPGVGTREAEGPAGGSLSDSSSGESGCREPRRPRGASPSRVRFEDESARDAEVRYLERLRHRRLLGSALERSGGEPRGHPGDGPVKSRAADIPAGGKCRACGSLLGAAVPAEGSPAARGRERTGPGAAAQPEPKARPLGPGGSPLWILPSRQRIHTEKIKETYIGSVARGDEADSALESTDTSDGCRTDSEEPRPRSPHPRGHREPRARGHRGPRTPTQKEKGASAAGGSGTLCPPPAGTAGGQDGGHSGEAAGSREPPAPSSRPAGPSQPPSTTKTCSQVPCRTSVPASSCPEPDAGSTLSQPKSAGQRRGPCGPVWLPGSPLRALSTNNCNNTHGQGWGSRSQGPGAQHGDTSRTAKAQHDGNATPGEPARAPSRKGSGDAASSGLKRLLCSLSHSTKQRLGRFRCYSMEQLPGPAPNGPSVKRSPSLQALVSPFRQPQKAASVQSLHNLLGRAPRASAYLLPQPGDGDRKAASGPRHSLSVEDIGAPDRPRTVGRVVEVFPDGTSLLEIQRPPHGSFGFQVTSGHGRPDTGVYVQEMEDAGTAKLYAGLLAVGDEILQVNGAAVSGLGLPRIRELLLQADSLALRVLRQRPARR
- the KIAA1614 gene encoding uncharacterized protein KIAA1614 homolog isoform X1, giving the protein MKPMMNSKSRSVQRDRLARGPRSSPACPVPAGKRCPTGGGNGAVHGWGAPWGLLGFGMRERLRGSARGQAGRARMRAMLMGCSGTAGSAGGERCRRSTVGCSGILGRCSRGHMEGLRPSEPPRGPHAVLEGKVKALKEKRGAERPAPKKPRARRGKAGAEEPRAQLRTYLTDGLLDGAAPWGEQGGLGGSPSLVSAGKELTAGTEPLSLAERVERNRRLLHEVLGMHEVPASDGDWDSGVSLQDAEGCRAFVPGQELELSPRHEQAKQLLQRARMKARTNPLRASHDLLLLPTAAQPREPGGTPRPGVGTREAEGPAGGSLSDSSSGESGCREPRRPRGASPSRVRFEDESARDAEVRYLERLRHRRLLGSALERSGGEPRGHPGDGPVKSRAADIPAGGKCRACGSLLGAAVPAEGSPAARGRERTGPGAAAQPEPKARPLGPGGSPLWILPSRQRIHTEKIKETYIGSVARGDEADSALESTDTSDGCRTDSEEPRPRSPHPRGHREPRARGHRGPRTPTQKEKGASAAGGSGTLCPPPAGTAGGQDGGHSGEAAGSREPPAPSSRPAGPSQPPSTTKTCSQVPCRTSVPASSCPEPDAGSTLSQPKSAGQRRGPCGPVWLPGSPLRALSTNNCNNTHGQGWGSRSQGPGAQHGDTSRTAKAQHDGNATPGEPARAPSRKGSGDAASSGLKRLLCSLSHSTKQRLGRFRCYSMEQLPGPAPNGPSVKRSPSLQALVSPFRQPQKAASVQSLHNLLGRAPRASAYLLPQPGDGDRKAASGPRHSLSVEDIGAPDRPRTVGRVVEVFPDGTSLLEIQRPPHGSFGFQVTSGHGRPDTGVYVQEMEDAGTAKLYAGLLAVGDEILQVNGAAVSGLGLPRIRELLLQADSLALRVLRQRPARR